Part of the Bacillus sp. THAF10 genome is shown below.
ATAGAGATTTAGAAAATTCCCAATTACAAGCGGGATGGCCGCTTCCCCGGAAAGGCCAAATATTCCCATGATTGGTTCAATCGCGCGAATGATATATTGAAGTACAGGTGTATGCTGAAGGATGCCGACTAACAAAGTCACCGGAAAAATGACTTTTCCGAGTGTCCATGTGGTTTGCAATCCTACCTTCAGCCCTCTTTTGAACGTTTGTAGCATTCTACTTTCCCCTCCCGAAGCTGTCGAACAAAGTGAGCAACGTGGAGGCTCTTACTTTGCTGATTTAGTTGGAGATGCTTCGTGATCCAAATACCGCTGATTAGCATAGCCTAGCACTCTTCTAATGACAATCAATGCAATCGCTAAAAGAACTAACGCTATGGAAATAACCTGCGCAATTCGCAATGTTTCCGTAAGCATCAAGCTGTCCGTACGCAACCCTTCGACAAAAAAGCGACCAACGGAATACCATATAACATAGCTTAAGAATAGCTCTCCACGTCTAAGATTTACTTTTCTTAGTAGTAGCAGGATTACAACCCCTGCTAGATTCCAAAGAGATTCATACAAGAAGGTAGGATGATAATACGTTCCATCTATGTACATTTGATTCACGATAAATTCTGGCAAATACAATCCCTCAAGAAACTCCCTCGTCACAGGTCCGCCATGTGCCTCTTGATTCATGAAATTCCCCCAGCGACCAACTGCCTGCCCAAGGATAATACTTGGCGCAGCAATATCTGCAAGTTTCCAAAACGAAACATCTCGAACTTTTGCAAACACAGCTCCTGTCACAACGGCTCCAATTAACCCACCATGAATGGCAAGGCCACCCTCCCAGATCTTGATGATATCCCCTGGGTTTTGAGAGTAATGATCCCATTGAAAAATAACATAATAAAGACGTGCACAGATGATAGCTATCGGGATAGCAAATAGAACAAGGTCAATAAAAATATCCTTATTAAGCCCTCTTCTCTCTCCTTCTCTCGTGGCTAGCCATAAGCCAAGCAATGCTCCAGTCCCAATAATGGCACCGTACCAATAAATAGTGATCGGCCAGTCAATCAGGATAGGATCCAGCGGCTGGATGTTACCAAAAAACATATTCCCCACACTCCATATTCTATTTAGATGTCTTCTTGCTCATTTTCACTATTAATTACACCTGACAGACGATTGGAAAATTGCTCTGCAGCATTCATTCCCATTCGTTTCAGTCGGAAATTCATCGCTGCTACTTCAATGATTACAGCAAGGTTTCGTCCAGGGCGGACCGGAACCGTCAGCCTTGTCACATCCGTATCAATGATTTTCATCGTTTCCTCGTCCAACCCCACTCGGTCGTACTGCTTGTTTTTATCCCACAGCTCAAGGTTGATGACAAGCGTAATCCGCTTATAGCTCCGCACCGCACCAGCACCGAACAAGGTCATCACATTTATAATGCCAAGACCTCTGATTTCTAAAAGATGCTCAATTAACTCTGGAGAATTCCCTATCAACGTATCTTGATCCTCTTGCCTAATTTCTACACAGTCATCAGCTACAAGACGATGCCCTCTTTTGACCAGCTCAAGTGCGGTTTCACTTTTACCAACCCCACTTTTTCCGGTAATCAACACACCAACACCGTAAATATCGACAAGCACCCCATGTACAGCCGTTGTTGGTGCAAGCTTTCCTTCTAAATAATTGGTCAGATGCGAGGAAAGCCTTGTGGTTTTCATTGGCGATCTCATGAGTGGTACACTTTCGTATTCCGCTGCTTCCAACAATTCCTTAGGCACTTCCATATCGCGTGAAACGATAATGCCTGGTGTGATATCGGTACAAAGCTGACTCATACGATCTCTTTTTTCTCTTGGCGTCAGCCTTTCAAAAAAAGAAAGCTCCGTTTTTCCAAGCAGCTGAATGCGCTCAGCTGGATAATATGTAAAATAGCCTGCCATTTCTATTCCTGGACGAGAAATATCACTCGTCGCGATCGGACGGTTAATTCCCTCTTCCCCGGCTATTACTTGAAATTGAAATTTCTCAATCAAATCTTTCGTCCGAACCTTTGGCAACGTCAAGCCCTCCTTTATTCTTACCATACTAAAATTAATCTGTTCTCATTTTAGCACTATTTGTCTTTTTTATTAAGTGTGGAGAACTTAGGAGGTGGATTGAATTGCAGAAACGGATTTTTTAGTGGGAGAAGGGCGTTGACTTGAAAGATGATTAGAGGGGCGCTATTCTTCAGTTGGGACGAGCTTTTCTCTCTAAACGAACAAACCTATCTTAAATTCATCACCTCACAAAAAAACGGGACTGAATAAACATCAGACCCGTACTTACAAGCATTCCATTATTTTTTCTGCAGTGGCTCGACAATCACTTTTTGAATTAGCAAATTTAGAAGGGAGATAAGGATGGCTGCGAGTATTGCCATGCCAAAGCCATCAATGTTAAAGCTGTCCCCCATAAGCCAAGACGTGAGCATCAGCGTGATTGCATTAATCACAAATAAGAAAAGCCCTAAACTTAAAATTGTAACTGGCAATGTCAACACAACTAGAATCGGTTTGACAATCGTATTTAACACCGCCAAAATCAAACTCGCAACTATCGCAGCGCCCATCCCACTTAGCTCAAAAGAATCAAAATAACCTGCTATCACAATTAATACTAACGCATTTATAAGAATACTAAGCAGCCACTTCATTAGCGAATCTCAGCTTCTTCATTTGGCATAAGGAACATCAATACAAAGTACGTAATGATTAAAGGCATCACACCTGTTGGAAATAATAAAATAATAAAAATTACACGAAGGAGGGTAGAATCCACTCCTAAATATTTTGATAAACCTCCAAGTACACCCGCTAGTTTACGGTCGTATTTGGAACGGATAAGACGTTTCATTCTGCTTTCACCTCGTATGGTTTAATTAGAATAGAGCCTGTTGTTGTTTCAGCCATGATATACGTTAAAGGAGCATCCTCTTTTTTCACTTTAAAATGAAGGGCTTTTTGGACCACTTCGTTTTTCTCCTCCACCACATTCATCCCAGGTATTTCACAAGAAAAGTTTCCGAGATTACTCTTGAGCTCTGCCTCGATGGCATTCGCTGTTGAAAGGAAAAGATCGACGCTTCCGGTTTTCGTTTTTGTTGAAATGGAACGAGCAGCATCACCCGTAAGCTCAGTGACAATGTTGCCGTTGAAACTTTGCAGTTCCAGCTTTTCGACATCTCCTTTAACCTTTAGCATGCCATTGATTGTTTCAGCCTCAATTTCTTTGGCATTACAATCTATAAGCTTGATATGACCGTTAGCTGTTTCCACTTCCATCGA
Proteins encoded:
- the lgt gene encoding prolipoprotein diacylglyceryl transferase; its protein translation is MFFGNIQPLDPILIDWPITIYWYGAIIGTGALLGLWLATREGERRGLNKDIFIDLVLFAIPIAIICARLYYVIFQWDHYSQNPGDIIKIWEGGLAIHGGLIGAVVTGAVFAKVRDVSFWKLADIAAPSIILGQAVGRWGNFMNQEAHGGPVTREFLEGLYLPEFIVNQMYIDGTYYHPTFLYESLWNLAGVVILLLLRKVNLRRGELFLSYVIWYSVGRFFVEGLRTDSLMLTETLRIAQVISIALVLLAIALIVIRRVLGYANQRYLDHEASPTKSAK
- the hprK gene encoding HPr(Ser) kinase/phosphatase; the protein is MPKVRTKDLIEKFQFQVIAGEEGINRPIATSDISRPGIEMAGYFTYYPAERIQLLGKTELSFFERLTPREKRDRMSQLCTDITPGIIVSRDMEVPKELLEAAEYESVPLMRSPMKTTRLSSHLTNYLEGKLAPTTAVHGVLVDIYGVGVLITGKSGVGKSETALELVKRGHRLVADDCVEIRQEDQDTLIGNSPELIEHLLEIRGLGIINVMTLFGAGAVRSYKRITLVINLELWDKNKQYDRVGLDEETMKIIDTDVTRLTVPVRPGRNLAVIIEVAAMNFRLKRMGMNAAEQFSNRLSGVINSENEQEDI
- a CDS encoding phage holin family protein → MKWLLSILINALVLIVIAGYFDSFELSGMGAAIVASLILAVLNTIVKPILVVLTLPVTILSLGLFLFVINAITLMLTSWLMGDSFNIDGFGMAILAAILISLLNLLIQKVIVEPLQKK
- a CDS encoding PspC domain-containing protein — translated: MKRLIRSKYDRKLAGVLGGLSKYLGVDSTLLRVIFIILLFPTGVMPLIITYFVLMFLMPNEEAEIR